The Sphingomonas sanguinis nucleotide sequence GCAGGTCATGTCGGCGCTGGAGAGCCAGGACATTCCGCTGATCCGCAGGCGCGGCTTCTATTCGGGCTATTCGGAGGGGTGGGCGCTCTATTCCGAACAGCTCGCCGACGAGATGGGGATGTACGATGGCAATCCGCTGGGCCAGGTCGGCTATCTGCAATCGCTGCTGTTCCGCGCCACGCGCCTCGTCGTCGATTCGGGGATGCATGCTAAGCGCTGGAGCCGGGAGAAGGCGACCGACTATCTGATCGCCACCACCGGCATCGCGCGCGGGCGCAGCCAGGGGGAGATCGACCGTTACACGGTCTGGCCGGGTCAGGCGTGCAGCTACAAGATCGGGCACACCGTCTGGACCCGCCTGCGCGACGAGGCCAAGGCCAAGGCGGGCGCGACATGGGACCCCAAGGCGTTCCACCGCGTCCTGACGCTGGGTGCGATGCCGCTCGACGTGCTGGAGCGCGTGGTGCGCGAGCGGATGGCGTAACGGTCCTCTATTCCTCCGAGGCTTGGCCAATCGTCGTTGGAGCGGATAGGGTCCGTGGCGGAGGAAGATGCCCATGAACCTGTCACGTTCCCTGTCCGTCCTGTCGCTGCTTGGTATGGTTGCGATGCTATCGCCGACCGGGGCGAGCGCTGCCGATAAGGATGCCCTGCCGCGCAAGATCGGTGACTGGACGTTGGCGGTCAGCGAGGATGGCGATGGGTGCTTCCTGACCCGCATCTACGACCGGCCGGGGAGCACGACGTTGCTGCTCGGGCTGGACCGGGACGGATCGAACCATCTGACGGTCCTCAACGCCAACTGGTCGATCAAGCCGAAGGAGCGGCTGGCGCTCGACTTCACGCTGACGGGGGGCAGCTATCCCAGGCATTTCGCGGTCGGGCTGGCCTCGGATGACCAGCAGGGTTTTGTCACCAGCTTCGAAAAGCCGTTCCCGACCTATCTCGCACGGTCGCAGGCGCTGAACATCGCGCGCGGCGATGTGCCGGTCGAGCGGCTGTCGCTGGCGGGTAGCGGAGCGGCGATCGCGGCGCTGCGCGATTGCGTCACCGCGCGACAGGCGAAGCCCGCCAAGGCGACCCGTTCCGATGATGCGATGGACGGTATTCCGCGCGATCCCTTCGCCAAAGGCGCGGCGCGCAAGCGTTGAAAGCTGAACCGCATCTTAACATGATGTGCCTTTGTGCAAATAGTCGCACAGTAACGTTTGGTCGAAAAACCGGCACGGTCGAACAGAAACAGGATTGTCGAACTTTTTCCGCTCGGCTTCGTTGTTGCGGTTGGTTAACGACTGGAAGAACTGTTATGTCGGCTTATGCATCTAAATCCCTTCTCGCCGTGGTAACCTTGGCGGGTGCCGTCAGCCTTGGTGGATGTGCGACGAAATCCTTTGTGCGCGAACAGATCGCCCCGGTAAGCCAGCGCGTCGACTCGCTCGAATCACGGCTCCAGCAGACCGACGGCACGGCCAAGCAGGCCTTGGCGGAGGCGCAGGCCGCATCGGGTCAGGCACAGCAGAACGGCCAGCGGCTCGATCAGCTCGGCGGCCGCGTCGATGGCGTCGAACAGCGCCTGACCGTTCAGGAGCAGAAGCCCGCCCGGCGTCCGCGGCATTGATGCCGACGCGTCCCAGGCAATAGACGATTGTGATCTGCCGTGCCGGTCCTTCCCCTTGCCGGGGAGGGGCCGGCCTTTTCCGTGAGTAAGCTCCCCCGATGAAATTCCTGATGGCGCCGCTGGTCGCGCTGACCTTGCTTCTCCCGGCCGCGGCTCCCGCTAGCCCGCCCAAAGCGACAGCCGCCAAATCGAAATCCAAGGCCAAGGCCAAGGCGAAGGCGAAGCCGAAGGTCGTGGCAGAGGCGCCGCCCCCCGTCATCCCGTCCCCCGCCGCGCAGCGGGTCATCAACTGGGTGATGGGCGATCACGACAATCGCGGCCTGCCCTGGGCGGTCGTCGACAAGGTCAACGCGACGATCTTCCTGTTCGCCCCCGACGGCAAGCCGCTCGCCGCCGAGCCGGTGCTGATCGGCATCATGCCGGGCGATGATGCCAGCCCTGGCGTCGGCACCAAGACGCTGGCCTCGCTCGGCCCCGCCGAAAAGACGACGCCCGCTGGGCGCTATCTCGCCAAGTTCGGCCTTCCGGTCGCGGGGGAGCGGGTGCTGTGGGTCGATTATGCCACCTCGGTCGCGCTTCACCCGATCCCCAAGGATGCGGGGGCGAAGGAAAAGCGCCGCGAACGGATGCTGTCGCCGACGCCGGACGACAATCGCATCACCTTCGGCTGTATCAACGTGCCCCAGGCCTTTTACACCCGGCAACTGCGCCCGACTTTCCGCAAGAAGGGCGGCTATGTCTATATCCTGCCCGATACCAAGACCTTGGAGCAGGTGTTTCCGCGTCTCCACACCCAGGTCGCGGGATAAAGAGGAGAGGCGCCACAATCGTTAGGGATGCGTCTTTTGCAAGCCATTCTGTCCCCGGACAATGACGATCCCGTGAACAGTTGCAATCGACACCATCGATTTGCTGGGATAAGCCGGTCAAATGGCAGACATTCCTCAGACCCCGCTGCTCGACACGGTGCACACCCCCGACGACCTTCGTCGCTTGGCCCCCGAGCAGTTGCGGCAACTCGCCGACGAATTGCGGACCGAGACGATCTCGGCCGTCGGCACCACCGGCGGCCATTTGGGCTCGGGGCTGGGCGTCGTCGAGCTGACCGTCGCCCTCCATTATGTCTTCAACACGCCCGACGACCGGCTGATCTGGGACGTCGGGCACCAATGCTATCCGCACAAGATCCTGACCGGGCGGCGCGAGCGTATCCGCACCATCCGCCAGGGCGGTGGCCTGTCGGGCTTCACCAAGCGGTCGGAAAGCGAATACGACCCGTTCGGCGCGGCGCACAGCTCGACCTCGATCTCGGCGGCGCTTGGCTTTGCGGTCGCCAACAAGCTGGCGGGCACGCCGGGCAAGGGCATCGCCGTGATCGGCGACGGCGCGATGTCGGCGGGCATGGCCTATGAGGCGATGAACAATGCCGAGCAGGCGGGCAATCGCCTGGTCGTCATCCTCAACGACAACGACATGTCGATCGCCCCGCCGGTGGGCGGCCTGTCTGCCTATCTGTCGCGCATGGTGTCGAGCCGGGAGTTCCTGGGCGTGCGCGACGTGCTCAAGAAGCTCGCCAAGCGTTTCCCGCGCCCGATCCAGAAGGCGGCGCAGAGGACCGACGAATTCGCGCGCGGCATGACCATGGGTGGCACGCTGTTCGAAGAATTGGGCTTTTATTATGTCGGCCCGATCGACGGCCACAATCTCGACCATCTGATCCCGGTGCTGGAGAATGTCCGCGACGCCGAGCAGGGGCCGATCCTGATCCATGTCGTCACCAAGAAGGGCAAGGGCTATGCCCCGGCCGAGGCGGCGGCGGACAAATATCACGGCGTACAGAAGTTCGACGTCATCACCGGCGCCCAGGCCAAGGCACCGCCGGGGCCGCCCGCATACCAGAACGTATTCGGCGAGACGCTGGCCAAGGAAGCCGACAGCGATCCGCGCATCTGCGCCATCACGGCGGCGATGCCGTCGGGCACGGGGCTGGACCGCTTCGCGAACGCGCATCCGGAGCGCTTCTTCGACGTCGGCATCGCCGAGCAGCACGCCGTCACCTTTGCCGCAGGGCTCGCGGCGCAGGGGATGCGGCCCTTCTGCGCCATCTATTCGACCTTCCTTCAGCGCGCCTATGACCAGGTGGTCCATGACGTCGCGATCCAGAATCTGCCGGTCCGCTTCGCGATCGACCGCGCTGGTCTGGTCGGCGCGGACGGGGCGACCCATGCGGGGTCGTTCGACGTCACCTATCTGGCCAGCCTGCCCAACATGGTCGTGATGGCGGCCGCCGACGAGGCGGAGCTGGTCCATATGGTCCATACCTGCGTCAACCACGACAGCGGCCCGATCGCGGTCCGCTATCCGCGCGGCAACGGCGTCGGCGTCGCGCTGCCCGAGACGCCGGAACTGCTGGAGATCGGCAAGGGCCGCGTGGTGCGTGAGGGCAAGAAGGTCGCGATCCTCTCGCTCGGCACCCGCCTGGCCGAGGCGTTGCGCGCCGCCGACACGCTGGAGGCCAAGGGGCTGTCGACCTCGGTCGCCGACCTGCGCTTCGCCAAGCCGCTCGACGAGGCGTTGATCCGCCGGATGCTGACTACGCATGAAGTGGCGGTGACGATCGAGGAGAATGCGATCGGCGGTCTGGGCGCGCACGTCCTGACCATGGCGTCGGACGAAGGGCTGATCGACGGCGGCCTCAAGCTGCGCACGATGCGCCTGCCCGACATCTTCCAGGATCAGGACAAGCCCGAGGTGCAATATGCGCAGGCCGGTCTCGACGCCGATGCGATCGTCGAGACGGTGCTGAAGGCGCTGCGCCATAACAGTGCCAACGTCACGGAAGGCGCGCGGGCGTGATCCGTGGCTGGACCGCCGTCATCGTCTTCACGACGCTGGCGGTGGTCATGATGGTCGGGCTGAACGTGCGCATGTGGAGGCGGATGAAGCAGACCACGGCGGCGGCGAAGGCGGAAGCGGAGCGGGAAGCGATCGAGTCCGACCAAACCCCCCAACCCCCGTTCAGCCTGAGCGAAGTCGAAGGCCACGCGCGCACCTAGGCAGAACCTGTTCCCCGGCGAAGGCCGGGGCCCAGTTTCGGCGCAATTGCGATGGCGCGGTGAATCGGCGTGGGAGGCCCTACCCACCGGCCGGTTTGGCCTCCCACTCAATGCCCCTATTCACTCTCGGCCTCACCGAAACTGGACCCCGGCCTTCGCCGGGGAACGAGAGGGAAGAGGTTTTCCCTTGGCCTTCGACTTCGCTCAGGCAGAACGGAGGCTGGGGGGTAATGCCACCCCACCTCCGTTCACGCTGAGCGATGTCGAAGCGCACGCCCCCACATTAATTAATCTGACCTCACCGCCCCAGATAATGAGCCTGCGCCGCGTCGGTCGCGTTTACCGCCAGCACCGCCCGCGCTTCGCTGGGCGACAGGGGCCCGGACGGCGAGGGCCGGTCCATGCCGCTCGCGGCGATCACCCGGCCGAGCAATTCCTGCCCTTCCTGCCACCAGCCCAGGCCGCTGGCGGCGTTGATATGTCCCTGATGCCCCGCATCGACGAAATGGCTGCCCCAGTCGACCGCCAGGCTGTGCGCGCGGTCGATCGAGATCCACGGATCGTCCTGGCTGGCGACGAGGATCGAGGGGAAGGGCAGCGGCGTGCGGGGCGAGGGCGAGAACGCCTTCAGAGCCTCGGGCGCGTCGGCCCGGTCGACATCGGCGGGCGCGACCAGCAGGGCGCCCGCGACCGGCCAGCCATAGGGCTGTGGCGACAATTCCGCCCACCAGGCGACCGCCAGACAGCCCAGCGAATGTGCCGCCAGGATCACCGGCGCCTGCGCCTGCCGGATCGCCTGGTCCAGCCGCGTGACCCAGGCATTGCGATGCGGGGTCGACCACATGCCCAGTTCGACGCGGATCGTATCGGGCCGCGCCTCTTCCCATAGGGACTGCCAGTGCGAGCGGCCCGAGCCGCCGAGACCGGGAACGGTGAGGACCGTAGGCTTGCGGGCCTCATAGGATGCGAACGAACCCATATGGCATCTCCTCGATAGGGCCGGGTCGACTCCCGATCCTGCCGAAGAACATATTCCTACCAATCTAATAGGCAATAGGCGATGCGCCCGGCGGATGACGGCTTGCGACGGGCCGAGGCGGCTTGTAGGGGCGGGCGATGGCCAAGCAGCGTGTCGACCAGATGCTCGTGGATCGCGGACTCGTGGAATCCCGGTCCCGCGCGCAGGCGCTGGTGATGGCGGGCCTCGTCTTTTCGGGCGAGACGAAGATCGCCAAGCCCGGCCAGCAGCTGGCCGAGGACGCCGTGCTCGACGTGCGCGGGCGCGATCACCCCTGGGTGTCGCGCGGCGGGATCAAGCTCGCGCATGGGCTGGAGCATTTCGGCTGGGACGTGACCGACGCGGTCGCGATCGATGTCGGCAGCTCGACCGGCGGCTTTACCGACGTGCTGCTGCAAAAGGGCGCGGCGAAGGTCTATGCGGTCGACAGCGGCACCAACCAGCTGGCGTGGTCGCTCCGCCAGGACCCGCGCGTCATCGTCCATGAACAGACCAGCGCCCGCATCCTGACCGAGGCGCATATTCCCGAACCGGTCGATATCATCGTGTGTGACGCCAGCTTCATCGGGCTGGCCAAGGTGCTGGAACGGCCGTTGAGCTTCGCTAAGTCCGGCGCACGCTTGCTCGCACTGATCAAGCCGCAGTTCGAGGCGGGGCGTGAAGAGGTCGGCAAGGGCGGGGTGGTCCGCGATCCGGCGGTCCACCAGCGGGTCTGCGATCAAGTCGTCGCGTGGCTGACCGACAGCGGCTGGCAGGTGGCGGGCGTGACACAAAGTCCGATCACCGGACCCGAGGGGAATATCGAGTTTTTGGTGGCCGCATCCCGAAATTGAACGGGTGGGGACCGAACGGCGTTGACCTTTCCGTTTACTGTGCCCCGACCCTGGGGCAGATCGACGGGCATCATGGCGAAAGAGGAACGAGTGGGCACGATCGCGTCTAAGGGGCAGTTGCGCATGTCATTCCTGCGCTGGGCGGTCGTGATCGTTCCGCTGATCCTGTTGCTCGGCTTCGCGTCGGGGCGGGTGGTGCCGTCGGGGAGCGAGAATAGCTGGTACGTCGCGCTGACCAAGCCCGAACTGAACCCGCCGGGCTGGGTGTTTCCAGTCGTGTGGTCCACGCTCTACGTCCTGATCGGCCTGGCGTTGGCGATGATCGTCCATGCGCGCGGGGCCAGGGGGCGCGGGGTCGCGATCGGCCTGTTCGCTGTCCAGTTCCTGCTCAACCTGTCCTGGACGCCGCTGTTCTTCGGTGGGCACAAGGTGCAGCTGGCGCTGTTCGTCATCATCGTCATCCTGCTCCTGGCGATCGCCACCACGGTCGCCTTCTCGCGCATTCGCAAGGGCGCGGCGTGGCTAATGGTGCCCTATCTGGTGTGGCTGTCCTTTGCAGGCGTGCTCAACTGGCGGATCGACCAGCTCAATCCCGATGCGGAAAGGCTTGTGCCGGGGGCGCAGACCTCCCAAATGCTGTGAAACGACTTTTGGGAATTTGATATGCAGGCCGACAACAAGCTGTTCGACGATTTCGCCAAGGTGATGAACGGCCTGGCAGGCACCGTGGCGGGCATGGGTCGTGAGGCCGAGGCGAGCGCCCGGTCGCGCGCACGCGAATGGATCGGCGGGCTGGACTTCGTCAGCCGCGAAGAGTTCGAGGTCGCCAAGGCGATGGCCGTCGCCGCTCGGGACGAGGCAGATGCGCTGAAGGCGCGTCTGGATGCGCTGGAAGCGCGCCTCAACGGTACGACGACCGGGGCGCAATCCTGACCGACCTGATATCTGAACGGAGCCTGTCCGGCCCGCCCGGCCGGACAGCTATCCACAGATTTCGGCATCGGATGGCTTGCGGCCTGCCCCCGCGCAGTGCAACCTGCGCTGGTCTGGGTTTGTTCGCAAAGGCCTGTGATGCTTGAATCGACCGATCATGAAGCCGAAGAATCGGCCCCCATCGACATGCTGGAGGCCTATTTCGCCGCGCATGGATGGGAACATGAGCGCCACGACGAGGAAATCGTCGCGACGGTCAAGGGCAGCTGGGCCAGCTACGAACTCCGCGCGCTCTGGCGCGACGACGACAGCGTCCTGCAATTCCTGGCTTTTCCCGACATCAAGGTGACGGAAGACCGCCGGTCCAGCATCTATGAGGCGCTGGCGCTGGTCAACGAACAGCTGTGGATCGGCCATTTCGAGCTGTGGTCGAACAGCGGCATTCTTCTCTATCGTCATGCCGCGATGGTCGATGGCGGCGAGGACGGCACCATCTCGCTCTCCGCGACCGAATTGCTGGTCGAATCGGCGATCGAGGAGTGCGAGCGCTTCTATCCCGTCTTTCAGTTCGTCCTGTGGGGCGGCAAGACCCCGCGCGAGGCGCTGGCCGCGGCGCTGATCGAAACCCAGGGCGAAGCGTGAGTTTTCCGTCCGGGCCGATCTGGCTGATCGGGTGCGGCAACATGGCGGGGGCGATGCTCCGCCGCTGGCTGGCCGAAGGGCTGGACCCCGCGCAAGTCACCGTCATCACCCGCAGTGGCACGCGCGCGCCCGAGGGCGTCCGCTCGCTGACCACGCTGCCGGTCGATGAGACGCCTGCGATCCTGATGCTGGGGTTCAAGCCGCAGCAACTGGGCGGCATCGCCCCGGCGCTGGCGCATCTGAACCCCGCGATCCTGCTGTCGATCCTGGCCGGAGTCGAGGAACAGACGCTCGCCAGCCATATTCCGGCGGGCGCGGTGGTGCGGATGATGCCCAACCTGCCGGTCGCGATCGGGCAGGGGGTGACGGCGCTCTACACCCGCTCCACCGACCCGGTCGTGCGTGAGACCGCCGAGGCATTGGCCCGGCCGCTGGGTCTGGCCCCCTGGGTGGAGGACGAAGCGCGGTTCGACGCGGTCACCGCGCTGGCGGGATGCGGGCCTGCCTTCGTGTTCCGCTTCATCGACGCGCTGGCGCAGGCCGGGATGGGGCTGGGCCTGTCCCCCGAATTGGCGCAGCAACTGGCATTGGCCACCGTCGACGGGGCAGGGGCCATGGCGATCGCAGCAGACGCCCCGCCCGCTGTGCTGGCGGATCGTGTGGCCAGCCCGGGTGGTTCGACCCGCGAGGGGCTGAACGTCCTGGACGCGGATGATGCGCTCAAGCGGTTGATGGCCGAAACGCTGACCGCTTCGGAACGCCGCAATCGCGAAATGGCCGCCGCCGCGCGACGGTGACATCGGTCGTAGAGACAGGTAGGCTGCATATTCCTCCCCTGTAAGGGGAGGGGGACCATGCGCAGCATGGTGGAGGGGTGTCGCCCTCTCGGTAGCTGGACACCCCTCCGTCAGGCTACGCCTGCCACCTCCCCTTACAGGGGAGGAAAGTACGGGAATTTATCTGGGCGAACAAACGTCAGCCGTCGTTGGACCGCAAATCCTCGATCCGGGCGCGCTCATTCTCGGGGATGAACCCCTCCAGCACGGTCCAGAACCCCGTCACCGCCTGCTGCCCCGCCCGCGCATAGGCCTTGGACAGCTTTTCGCGCAGCGCGTCGAACAACTCGGCCTCCATCGCCGCGCCCGTGGGCGTTAGTCGGAGCAGCCTTTGCCGACGGTCGCGATCGCCGGGCCGCGTCTCGATGAGGTCACGGCTCGCCAGTTCGTTGAGCACGCGGCCCAGCGATTGCTTGGTGATCGCCAGCAGCGACAACAGCTCGCTGACCGTCATGTCGGGCTTGCGCGCCATGAAATAAAGGGCGCGGTGATGGGCACGGCCCAACCCCTGCGCGGCAAGACCGCGATCGATCGAGCGCACGAGATGGCTATTGCCGAAATACAGCAATTCCATACCCCTGCGGAGTTCTGGTTCGCGGAGAAACTGTGCCGATGCGGACTGGTTAGAGGCAGCCATGTTGACCCGTCTACTCACACGCCCTAGGCCACGGCAACCCAAAACAGAGAGATGACCATGGAAGCGCCCCAAGCCCTTACGTTTCGTTTCGATCCGTCCGCGACTCCCGTCGCGGCGAGCGAGCGGGCGGCGCGTCTGGTAGATCCAGGCTTCGGGCGTGTGTTCACCGATCACATGGCGCTGATCCGCTATAGTGACGACAAGGGCTGGCATGACGCGCAGATCACCGCCCGCGCGCCGCTTCAGGTCGATCCGGCCGCTTCGGTCCTGCACTATGCGCAGGAAATCTTCGAGGGCATGAAGGCCTATCGCCTGGCCGATGGCGGCACCGCGCTGTTCCGGCCCGAGGCGAATGCCCGCCGCTTCCAGGATTCGGCGCGGCGCATGGCGATGCCCGAGCTGCCCGAGACGCTGTTCCTGGAGTCCGTCGAGCGGCTGGTCGAGATCGAGCGCAACTGGATCCCCGAACAGGATGGCGGCGCGCTGTACCTCCGCCCCTTCATGTTCGCCAGCGAGGTGTTCCTGGGCGTGAAGCCCTCGGCAGAATA carries:
- a CDS encoding MarR family transcriptional regulator, with product MAASNQSASAQFLREPELRRGMELLYFGNSHLVRSIDRGLAAQGLGRAHHRALYFMARKPDMTVSELLSLLAITKQSLGRVLNELASRDLIETRPGDRDRRQRLLRLTPTGAAMEAELFDALREKLSKAYARAGQQAVTGFWTVLEGFIPENERARIEDLRSNDG
- a CDS encoding YbjN domain-containing protein; this encodes MLESTDHEAEESAPIDMLEAYFAAHGWEHERHDEEIVATVKGSWASYELRALWRDDDSVLQFLAFPDIKVTEDRRSSIYEALALVNEQLWIGHFELWSNSGILLYRHAAMVDGGEDGTISLSATELLVESAIEECERFYPVFQFVLWGGKTPREALAAALIETQGEA
- a CDS encoding TlyA family RNA methyltransferase: MAKQRVDQMLVDRGLVESRSRAQALVMAGLVFSGETKIAKPGQQLAEDAVLDVRGRDHPWVSRGGIKLAHGLEHFGWDVTDAVAIDVGSSTGGFTDVLLQKGAAKVYAVDSGTNQLAWSLRQDPRVIVHEQTSARILTEAHIPEPVDIIVCDASFIGLAKVLERPLSFAKSGARLLALIKPQFEAGREEVGKGGVVRDPAVHQRVCDQVVAWLTDSGWQVAGVTQSPITGPEGNIEFLVAASRN
- a CDS encoding accessory factor UbiK family protein; its protein translation is MQADNKLFDDFAKVMNGLAGTVAGMGREAEASARSRAREWIGGLDFVSREEFEVAKAMAVAARDEADALKARLDALEARLNGTTTGAQS
- a CDS encoding pyrroline-5-carboxylate reductase family protein codes for the protein MAGAMLRRWLAEGLDPAQVTVITRSGTRAPEGVRSLTTLPVDETPAILMLGFKPQQLGGIAPALAHLNPAILLSILAGVEEQTLASHIPAGAVVRMMPNLPVAIGQGVTALYTRSTDPVVRETAEALARPLGLAPWVEDEARFDAVTALAGCGPAFVFRFIDALAQAGMGLGLSPELAQQLALATVDGAGAMAIAADAPPAVLADRVASPGGSTREGLNVLDADDALKRLMAETLTASERRNREMAAAARR
- a CDS encoding TspO/MBR family protein, whose protein sequence is MSFLRWAVVIVPLILLLGFASGRVVPSGSENSWYVALTKPELNPPGWVFPVVWSTLYVLIGLALAMIVHARGARGRGVAIGLFAVQFLLNLSWTPLFFGGHKVQLALFVIIVILLLAIATTVAFSRIRKGAAWLMVPYLVWLSFAGVLNWRIDQLNPDAERLVPGAQTSQML
- the dxs gene encoding 1-deoxy-D-xylulose-5-phosphate synthase, with the protein product MADIPQTPLLDTVHTPDDLRRLAPEQLRQLADELRTETISAVGTTGGHLGSGLGVVELTVALHYVFNTPDDRLIWDVGHQCYPHKILTGRRERIRTIRQGGGLSGFTKRSESEYDPFGAAHSSTSISAALGFAVANKLAGTPGKGIAVIGDGAMSAGMAYEAMNNAEQAGNRLVVILNDNDMSIAPPVGGLSAYLSRMVSSREFLGVRDVLKKLAKRFPRPIQKAAQRTDEFARGMTMGGTLFEELGFYYVGPIDGHNLDHLIPVLENVRDAEQGPILIHVVTKKGKGYAPAEAAADKYHGVQKFDVITGAQAKAPPGPPAYQNVFGETLAKEADSDPRICAITAAMPSGTGLDRFANAHPERFFDVGIAEQHAVTFAAGLAAQGMRPFCAIYSTFLQRAYDQVVHDVAIQNLPVRFAIDRAGLVGADGATHAGSFDVTYLASLPNMVVMAAADEAELVHMVHTCVNHDSGPIAVRYPRGNGVGVALPETPELLEIGKGRVVREGKKVAILSLGTRLAEALRAADTLEAKGLSTSVADLRFAKPLDEALIRRMLTTHEVAVTIEENAIGGLGAHVLTMASDEGLIDGGLKLRTMRLPDIFQDQDKPEVQYAQAGLDADAIVETVLKALRHNSANVTEGARA
- a CDS encoding RBBP9/YdeN family alpha/beta hydrolase, which codes for MGSFASYEARKPTVLTVPGLGGSGRSHWQSLWEEARPDTIRVELGMWSTPHRNAWVTRLDQAIRQAQAPVILAAHSLGCLAVAWWAELSPQPYGWPVAGALLVAPADVDRADAPEALKAFSPSPRTPLPFPSILVASQDDPWISIDRAHSLAVDWGSHFVDAGHQGHINAASGLGWWQEGQELLGRVIAASGMDRPSPSGPLSPSEARAVLAVNATDAAQAHYLGR